The Rouxiella sp. WC2420 region TGAGCTTTAAGAAACTGTTTTAGACTTATTCAGCTTAGATATCAAACCTGTCCAGATTCATCACTTTGGTCCATGCCGCCACGAAGTCTTTAACAAACTTCTCTTTGGCATCGCTGCTGGCATAAACTTCGGCGTTGGCGCGTAATATTGCGTTTGAGCCAAATACCAGGTCAGCGCGAGTTGCAGTGAATTTCACCGATCCATTTGAACGGTCACGGCCTTCGAAGATTTCACCCGAGCCATCAGTTGCTTTCCACTCATTGCGCATATCCAGCAGGTTAGAGAAGAAATCAGTGGTAAATTCGCCGACTTTATCCGTGAACACGCCGTGCTGGCTGCCGTCGTAATTTGCCCCCAACGCCCTTAATCCACCCACTAAAACTGTTAACTCGGGCACAGTCAGAGTGAGCTGTTGCGCCTTGTCGATCAGCAGATTTTCAGTCGGTGTAGTGCTTTCAACGCCGCGATAGTTACGGAAACCATCAGCTTTAGGCTGTAGCCATTCAAAAGAGTCGATATCTGTCTGATCCTGACGCGCATCCACACGGCCTGGCGTGAATGGTACGTCAACGGCGACACCCGCAGCTTTAGCCGCTTGCTCAACGCCAACAATACCTGCCAGAACGATAACATCGGCCAGAGAAGCCTTGTTATATTCTTTCTGAATCGCTTCCAGAGTTGGCAATACGCGCGAGGCAACAGCGTTAACTTCCCATTCTCTTTGCGGCAGCAGCGCCAGTCTTGCACCGTTGGCACCACCACGTTTATCACCACCGCGGAAGGTAGAAGCCGAGGCCCACGCAACAGAAACCAGTTCACTGACACTGAGTCCCGAAGCAGCAATCTTTTCTTTAAGATAGGCGGCGTCTGCGCTTGTCGGGTTATGGATTGCCTGCGGCAGTGGATCTTGCCAAATCAAATCTTCGCCTGGCACTTCTGGCCCGATATAACGCGCTTTTGGCCCCATATCTCTGTGGGTCAGCTTGTACCAGGCTCTGGCAAAGGCTTCATTAAATGACTGCGGATCGTTTAGGAAACCACGGGATATTTTCTCAAACTCCGGGTCGAAACGCAGGGTAAGATCGGTAACCAGCATGGTAGGTTTGCGTTTTTTGGTATGATCAAACGGGTCAGGGATGATATCTCCCGCATCGGCGGCTTCAAACTGAATGGCACCGGCCGGGCTGCGGGTCTGAACCCACTCGTATTTGAACAGGTTTTCAAAGAAATAGTGGCTCCACTGCGTTGGCGTTTGTGACCAGATGACTTCCAGACCGGAAGTAATGGCATCGGCACCCGCGCCGGAAGCATAGCTGCTTGCCCAACCCAAACCTTGAGATTCAATACCCGCGGCTTCCGGGTCATCGCCCACGTGATCGGCAGAACCGGCACCGTGCGTTTTACCCAGCGTATGACCACCGGCAATCAAGGCCACGATCTCTTCATCGTTCATGCCCATATTGCCGAAAGTGGCACGGATGGCCGGAGCAGCAGAGAGCGGATCGCCGCTGTGTTCAGGGCCTTCAGGGTTGACGTAGATAAGCCCCATTTCCGTAGCACCCAGCGGTGATTTTGCCAGCGCTTCCGGATGGCGGTGCTCAAGCCAGGTTTTTTCGTCACCCCAGTTAACGTCAAGATCGGGTTCCCAAACGTCCTCGCGCCCGGCACCAAAGCCAAAGGTGCGGAAACCCGAGTTTTCCAGAGCAACGTTACCGGCGAGGATATACAGGTCGGCCCATGAAATTTTTTGACCGTATTTTTGTTTTACCGGCCATAAAAGACGACGCGCCTTATCGAGACTGACGTTATCAGGCCACGAGTTCAATGGCGCGAAACGTTGTTGACCACGGCCTGAGCCGCCCCGGCCATCTACAGAACGGTAGGTGCCTGCGCTGTGCCAGGCCATACGGATGAAAAGCCCAATGTAACTACCCCAGTCGGCAGGCCACCACGGCTGCGACTCGGTCAGTAATGCTCTCAGGTCGGACTTGAGCGCGCGATAATCGAGTTTTGAGAATTCATGACGATAGTCGAAATCTTCGCCCAACGGGTTAGAGCGATTGGAGTGTTGATTCAGCAGGTCAACTCTGAGCTGGTTAGGCCACCAGTCTCGATTATTTGTCCCGCCGCCTGCAGTTTCATTCTTATTGCCCGCATGAAAGGGACATTTCCCGACATCTGCTTCTCTGTCTGCTTCAACAATGGGTTTTGCAGGTTTATCTGCATCATCAATAGGACTGCTCATAGGTATTCTCCTTTTATTAATTCGCATCACTACCCTATACGTGGGCGTTGATAAGTCATACCTGAATTACTCTATGGATTTGATAGCCTTTTGCCCCAGTATCAACATATTGATAAGGGTCGTCATTGTTTGCCCTTTGCCACAAAATGAGTATGGGTTAAACTTCTAGCATACTAATGTTAAAAAAAACGGGCTCTATCCCAAAAAGATAGAACCCGAATTAATTAATACCCGCGCGTAAACCCTCGTGTTATCGACGATAGGCTTAAGAATATTATTAACCGATAGTCATCAGGCTGGCATTGCCTCCGGCAGCCGCGGTATTAACGCTTAATGAACGTTCGATAAGCAGACGCTCGAGCAGAATAGCCGTTTCGCCACGGGCAAAACCTTGCACCGAAACAATCGGGCCAGAGCGTTTTGCCATCGTCTGACACAGGTCACGCAGCTGGTCGGCATCGCCGTGATAAATCACCGCGTCAAATTCCAGACCGCTGGTCTGCCAGTCGGCGGCAAAATCGATGCGTTCCTGTACTGCTTTCGGCAAGCGCTTGAACAGCTCTCGCTGGGCGGCTGATTCCGGCCACAGCACGCGACAGCCAGTAGAGGTTGCCGCAGCCAGCTGAATCAAGGCGTCATGCGCGTTATCTGCCAGCGCCAATACGCGTTCACGCGGCAGCAGGGCGTAAGTGTTGCGCTCGCCCGTTGGGCCAGGCAAGGTACGCAGCGTGCCACCCTGGCTCCATTCGGCGTATTGTTTACAAACTCCGGCAATATCCTGGTCTTCTTTAATTGCCCACTCGGTCAGTGCGTTGTGTGGCGTCAGTAAAGCTTCACGAACGCTGGCATCCAACGGCAGCGGATTATGGCTGCCATTAAGCAGGGCATTGACTGCCTGATCCGGACGACTGGCCAGCAGGCGATACAGATACAGTGGCCCTCCGGCTTTCGGCCCCGTTCCTGACAGGCCTTCACCGCCAAACGGCTGAACGCCAACCACGGCACCGACCATGTTACGGTTCACGTACAGGTTACCGACCTTGGCACGCGAGGTAACGCGTTGAATGGTCTCGTCGATACGGGTGTGGATACCCAGTGTCAGGCCGTAACCGGCTTCGTTGATCTGATCGATTAACGCGTCAAGATTCTGGCGGTTATAGCGCACAACGTGCAGCACCGGGCCAAAGATCTCTTTCTTCATCTCGTCAAAGCTGTCCAGCTCGATAAGCGTGGGTTTGATAAAGGTGCCGCGCAACCATTCTTTACTGTCATTGGCATTGTGCCGAGCAGCCTGGTAAACCTTGCGACCCTTGGCGCGCAGTGCTTCGATATGGTTCTCGATATTCGCTTTCGCTTCGGCATCGATAACCGGACCGATATCGGTCGACAGACGTTCCGGGTTACCCATGCGGCACTCGGCCATTGCACCGCGCAGCATCTGCAACGTATGTTCTGCAACGTCGTCTTGTATGCACAACACTCGCAGCGCCGAGCAACGCTGGCCCGCGCTGTCAAACGCCGAGGCCACCACGTCGGTAACCACCTGTTCAGTCAGCGCCGATGAGTCAACGATCATCGCGTTGAGACCGCCGGT contains the following coding sequences:
- the katG gene encoding catalase/peroxidase HPI, giving the protein MSSPIDDADKPAKPIVEADREADVGKCPFHAGNKNETAGGGTNNRDWWPNQLRVDLLNQHSNRSNPLGEDFDYRHEFSKLDYRALKSDLRALLTESQPWWPADWGSYIGLFIRMAWHSAGTYRSVDGRGGSGRGQQRFAPLNSWPDNVSLDKARRLLWPVKQKYGQKISWADLYILAGNVALENSGFRTFGFGAGREDVWEPDLDVNWGDEKTWLEHRHPEALAKSPLGATEMGLIYVNPEGPEHSGDPLSAAPAIRATFGNMGMNDEEIVALIAGGHTLGKTHGAGSADHVGDDPEAAGIESQGLGWASSYASGAGADAITSGLEVIWSQTPTQWSHYFFENLFKYEWVQTRSPAGAIQFEAADAGDIIPDPFDHTKKRKPTMLVTDLTLRFDPEFEKISRGFLNDPQSFNEAFARAWYKLTHRDMGPKARYIGPEVPGEDLIWQDPLPQAIHNPTSADAAYLKEKIAASGLSVSELVSVAWASASTFRGGDKRGGANGARLALLPQREWEVNAVASRVLPTLEAIQKEYNKASLADVIVLAGIVGVEQAAKAAGVAVDVPFTPGRVDARQDQTDIDSFEWLQPKADGFRNYRGVESTTPTENLLIDKAQQLTLTVPELTVLVGGLRALGANYDGSQHGVFTDKVGEFTTDFFSNLLDMRNEWKATDGSGEIFEGRDRSNGSVKFTATRADLVFGSNAILRANAEVYASSDAKEKFVKDFVAAWTKVMNLDRFDI